The genome window GAGCGAAATGTTCCTGTATAATTCTGAAGAGAATTGCCTGCTTCAAGGTTAATTGTTCCTATTGTCAATTCTTTCCAGCCTTTTTCAGTCATTCTCCTCTTACCTCTCCATAAGCTCTTTCAATCGTTCTTACATTTGCTTCTGCAATTTTCTCATTCAATTTTTTCATCAATGAAACCTTGACCCTCTCTTTAAATCTTTGTGGGTCAAGAATTCCTGTAACTTTTACCAGAGCTGCAAGCATGGGAATGTTTGGTATTGGACGTCCAATTTCGTCATTCGCAATTTTATAAGCATCGAGGGAATACACTTTTCTTGGGGCTAAAGCCAATTTTTCTTTGATTATCTCAGGAGAAATCGTTGAATTGACTATTATTATCGAAGCATCTCCTGTCCCTGCTTTAATGTCAACCAGTCCAAGAAGGGTTGGGTCAGTTACAACAACTATCTTCGGGTTTGAGATTTCATAATGGGCTCTGATCTCTCTTGAGCTTATTCTATTGAATGCCATTATGGGAGCCCCTCTCTTTTCAGCACCAAAACTCGGAAAAGCCTGGACATATTTACCTTCAGGAGCAAGGATATCAGCAAGGGTTTCAGCAGCAGTCACAACTCCCTGACCAGCCCTTCCATGCCAGCGAATCTCAAGCATATCATTTTGCATAAGATCACCTCCTTCTTATTTTATTTCCCATCTTCCCTCCAAGGCTCTGGATATAGTAACCTGGTCGGCAAAATCAATATCAGAGCCAACAGGAAGACCTATTGCCAGCCTTGTAATTTTTATATTGAAAGGCTTTAAAAGTTTTATTAAATAAAGAGAAGTGGATTCACCCTCAACTGTTGGATTTGTAGCAATTATTACCTCTTTTACCTTCCCCTGCTCTACCCGTTTTACCAAGCCATTTATTTTTAACTTATCCGGGGTTATTCCATGGATTGGAGAAATCGCTCCCATCAACACATGATACCCGCCCTTAAAAATCCCAGTTTTTTCTATAGTCCCTACATTATAAGGTTCCTCCACTACACAAATTGTATCATCGTTACGATTTGTATCTGAACATATAAGACAGGGATCTACATCTGTAATATTATTGCAAATGGAACAATTAAACAATTTTTGTCTTACTTCTAGAAGAGCATTTGATAATCTTTCAACATCCTCATACGAAGATTTCATTAAATGAAATGAGATTCTCTGAGCTGTTTTAGCACCTATCCCTGGAATTTTTTTTAGTTCCTCTATTAAATTATATAAAGGTTTAGCCCACTCAAACATTGAAAAGTCCTGGAATGTTTAACCCTAAAGCTCCTAACTTTGAGGATATTTCCTTTTCAACTTTCTGATAGGCATCGTTCATAGCTGCCACGATGAGATCCTGCAACATCTCAATTTCTTCTGGATTAACAACATCTTTTTCTATCTTTATGGAAACAACATGCTTACTTCCGTTCATCTCAACCTGAACCATTCCTCCTCCACTCGAACCCTCAACCTTTATTTCTTCAAGCTCTTTCTGCATTTTCTCCTGCATTTCTTTTGCTTTCTTCATCAGTTGATTCAAATCAAAAGGACTTTTCATTTTCTTCTCCTTTTTTTATTGAAATTACTTCTCCATCTAACTCCTTTAATAAAAATTTTATCAGAGGCTCTTCTAATACCTTCTCTTTTCTCTCTTCAACAAAAACTTCTTCAATCTTTAATTTTAATTCAATTCCTGTAATTTCTTCCAATATTCTTTCGATTAGAACTTTGTGTCTTAAAATTCTCTCTTTTGTTAAATCATGGTCCTTTTTTAAATAAACATAAAAAGACCCTCCCTTTAATTCAAGTTTTACAGCACTCTCAAATGCTGCGACAAGGGAAAGATTTTCTTTTTTTAGTCTTTCTTTAAATTTTTCTATTAATTCTTCCGATTCTATCTGACCTAACCTCACTTTACTTACTTCTTTTTTTGTTTCAAAGTCCTCAGCTTTTTCCTTGAATCTTATCCCTTCTTTGTTATTTTCATTTATCACATCCACTCCAGCTTTTTTCTCGATTTTTTCCTCAGGCTCAGAATAACTACTTATTATTCTTTCTATGGGAGTTAGATTTTGAATCTGTGCCATTTTTAAAAGTAAGGTTTCAAGATATATTCGAGGTTGAATCGAATATCTTAGCCCTGCTTCTGATTTCTGCAAAATGTTTAAATATCGAATTAAATCCAAATCTGAAAATTTTTTTGCTTCTTCCTTCAATATCTCAACTTCTTCAGCTGATGACATAGTGAAAAGAACCTCAGAGTATCCTGCTTTCTTTACTAAAAGGAGATTTCTAAAATGAGAAATCAATTCCTTCAAAAAAAATCTCAAATCATGTCCTCTATCTATCAACTCCTGAACAATTTGAAATAATTTTTCCTCATTTTTCTCATGTAAGGAAGAGGAAACTGAAAATAAAATTTCTTTTTCGATCGTTCCTAAAAGCTGCTTTAAATCTTCATCTTTTATCTTCTCTCCTGAAAAAGCTATTGCCTGGTCAAAAATGCTTTCAGCATCTCTTAAAGAGCCGTCAGCAGCATCAGCAATTAAATTAAGAGAAAACTGAGAAACCTCAACTCCTTCGAGTTCTGCAATGTATTTTATATGGTTAACAATATCTCTGTGGGATATCCTCCTGAACTCGAAATGCTGACACCTGGATACTATCGTTGCAGGAACTTTATGGAACTCGGTTGTTGCAAGAATGAAAATTGTATGAGAGGGAGGCTCCTCAAGGGTTTTTAAAAGAGCATTGAAAGCCTCGGTTGTGAGCATATGGACTTCATCTATTATTATTATCTTCCATCTGGCATAAATAGGAGAAAATTTTACATCCTCCCTGAGTTGCCTTACTTCATCAATTCCTCTGTTAGAGGCGCCATCTATTTCAATCACGTCAATAGATTTTCCTTCCTGAATTGATGTGCAAAAGTTGCACTCAACACATGGTTCAGGCGAAGGCCCTTTTTCACAGTTCATTGCTTTTGCCAGTATTCTTGCTGTTGTGGTTTTTCCAATACCTCTCATTCCTGAAAAAATGTAGGCATGGGATACTTTTTCCATTTTAATTGCGTTTTTTAATGTCTGAACTATATGCCGCTGCCCGATTATCTCGTCAAAATTCTTTGGTCTGTATTTTCTTGCTAAAACTAAATAACTCATTTTTTTACTGGCGGGCTTAAGATTTTCAGGTCACATAAAAAATCCTTCTTACTGCTGCTACCTCCCGGTCCTGACAGGGTTCGAAGGCTTTTATTGCCTGAGTCTTAAGCCCGTATAATTAATACTTCTGGCGGAGAGAGTGGGATTCGAACCCACGGTCCCGGTTTTACCAGGACACACGCTTTCCAAGCGTGCTCCTTAAGCCCCTCGGACATCTCTCCACAAACCAATTATGGATTCCCTTTTTTATTAAAAAAAAATTATATCTCATTAATTCCATATTTTCTACTAAATTTATTTTCATTAAATTTTTCATTTAGGAAGATTTTTATTGTATAAGAGAAAAAATTCGATTAAATATTTATTATGAAAGAATATCCTCGCATGATTACAAAGAACTTTCTTCCATTTGACCCTGTAGATCTCATAGAAAAAACTGAAGAAATAGTCTGTAAGGGAGACTCGAGAAAATACACTCATTTTTATTGCACAGGAGTATATGGAGGTATTTCAACTGGTTATACAGCAGGTTGCTGTTTAAGATGTGTTTTCTGCTGGGTTGATTTTTCCAGAGAATATCCTGAAAAATATGGAGAATTTTATTCAGCAGAAAAGGCATCGGAGACTCTTATAAGAAATGCAAGAAAGAAAAACCTCTTTAAATTAAGAATTTCAGG of Acidobacteriota bacterium contains these proteins:
- the dnaX gene encoding DNA polymerase III subunit gamma/tau → MSYLVLARKYRPKNFDEIIGQRHIVQTLKNAIKMEKVSHAYIFSGMRGIGKTTTARILAKAMNCEKGPSPEPCVECNFCTSIQEGKSIDVIEIDGASNRGIDEVRQLREDVKFSPIYARWKIIIIDEVHMLTTEAFNALLKTLEEPPSHTIFILATTEFHKVPATIVSRCQHFEFRRISHRDIVNHIKYIAELEGVEVSQFSLNLIADAADGSLRDAESIFDQAIAFSGEKIKDEDLKQLLGTIEKEILFSVSSSLHEKNEEKLFQIVQELIDRGHDLRFFLKELISHFRNLLLVKKAGYSEVLFTMSSAEEVEILKEEAKKFSDLDLIRYLNILQKSEAGLRYSIQPRIYLETLLLKMAQIQNLTPIERIISSYSEPEEKIEKKAGVDVINENNKEGIRFKEKAEDFETKKEVSKVRLGQIESEELIEKFKERLKKENLSLVAAFESAVKLELKGGSFYVYLKKDHDLTKERILRHKVLIERILEEITGIELKLKIEEVFVEERKEKVLEEPLIKFLLKELDGEVISIKKGEENEKSF
- a CDS encoding YbaB/EbfC family nucleoid-associated protein, which gives rise to MKSPFDLNQLMKKAKEMQEKMQKELEEIKVEGSSGGGMVQVEMNGSKHVVSIKIEKDVVNPEEIEMLQDLIVAAMNDAYQKVEKEISSKLGALGLNIPGLFNV
- the recR gene encoding recombination mediator RecR, encoding MFEWAKPLYNLIEELKKIPGIGAKTAQRISFHLMKSSYEDVERLSNALLEVRQKLFNCSICNNITDVDPCLICSDTNRNDDTICVVEEPYNVGTIEKTGIFKGGYHVLMGAISPIHGITPDKLKINGLVKRVEQGKVKEVIIATNPTVEGESTSLYLIKLLKPFNIKITRLAIGLPVGSDIDFADQVTISRALEGRWEIK
- a CDS encoding 2-oxoacid:acceptor oxidoreductase family protein is translated as MQNDMLEIRWHGRAGQGVVTAAETLADILAPEGKYVQAFPSFGAEKRGAPIMAFNRISSREIRAHYEISNPKIVVVTDPTLLGLVDIKAGTGDASIIIVNSTISPEIIKEKLALAPRKVYSLDAYKIANDEIGRPIPNIPMLAALVKVTGILDPQRFKERVKVSLMKKLNEKIAEANVRTIERAYGEVRGE